DNA sequence from the Ananas comosus cultivar F153 unplaced genomic scaffold, ASM154086v1, whole genome shotgun sequence genome:
gtAGCTTGTCATTAATTGTTTGATTGCAGTTATTAAATTCGATGAAATTATCAGTgaataagagaaaattgaaaattgagaaGTTGTATGCAATAAAGTTTCGAGGATTTCCATGTATTTTtaccttattattattttttttggtcaaaatgtataaaacttatatgAACTATTGCCCATTGTGGTGTGAGTATCCATCCTTCAAAATGTTTGattttaggctaaattgcaCGGTTGGTtgacattttggtcctcaaactataatttGTTATAGCTTTAGCTCGAATTTTGTAAATCGTTGCAATCTAAATCCGATGacctaatttaattgactaaatgtTGACGCATCCATAATGTGAAAAtaatgtgatattttaattactGTCGTATCATTAGTCATAGTACTGCTATATTACTTCCACAGTAACGACAATTTAAAAAGTTCGAGTCAGAagttacaataaattaaagtttgagcaACAAATGTCACGcatctcatagtttgagaaaCCAAACAAACAATTTAGCCATGATTTTACTACCTAACTTTGAGATTCATTTTGATGGTTTGTCCACTTCAGAATTTGAAGGCGCCATTTAGTTTATTGTGCTTGATTACAGTATCTTATATAATTCACATGGCTATATTTCAATTAaaacaagcgtagtcaaagTAAATGCAttgttggatagtaaaattaaaatttttagaggcACAAAATAGCTGTAGTTCAGGTAAGTTACAtacattttttccttttcctttttttttttttttcaaattatcaTTGTTGGGTTTATGTTGATCAACAATAAAGTTTGCTCCTTTCTGATGAAAGGATTTATTATGTTTGGTCTTTTTGTTTCTTGGGTTGCAGCATTTTTGGTGGGTCCTATTGCGGCGGCGCTTCTTATAATTGGAAATTTCGGGGTGATACTTGGCCTCTTCCCTGCTCATGTTGGGTGGACGGTTTACTCTATCATTAAGTGAGACATCTCATTGCCTTTGTGTTCTCTCAATTTCTATTGTTTTTTGGGGCAAAAAAATCAATTGTTATAGTTTGTAATGGTATAAAATGATAATTGATTGGTAGGTTCTTGTGGAAGTTATATTTTGAACCAGGGGTGACATTTGAGGTTAGTGCGTCTTGTTCGTATCCAACAATCGTGGTAGTAATGTCAATTGTAAGATCATACTAATTTTGTAATAGAACATTAAGTGCTCAAAAAGTCAACTTGTTTCTTACTCGTGGCGTTTGTATTCTGTTGTGTCAATTTTCGGAATAGACGGGTTCATGCCATGTCGGCTATAAGCTTATTTCAGTAATATTGTTTATGTTAGATTGTGTTAGGTTCCTGTGATTGTATCATGTTCGGGATTGCCACCCGTATTGTAACATGCTGTTTTACTTTGTTTTTATGGGAGTTTGCTGAGAATTTTACCAGTGTTAGTAGTGTCGATGAGAGTAAGACAACTATAACTTCTTATCGAAGAAAACTCAAACTTCCTTTTAGGATACCAAGACACAATTTCGTCAAAGATAGTTGTTTTATTGAAAGCAGTGTAAATTAATATATGGTCTTTTTCTGGCATCATAACAAGTGTTATCTACTTTGattgttttcttatttacttcTTTGAATTCTTTTTAAGTTGTTAAATTACAGTTCTGTTGCATATCTAGGATGTTTTCAGCATATATACAAACTGTAATACTTACCATTATGCTTAAAGACCCTTTTGTTTCAAAGAATGGAGAGTAGATTGTGAAAGAGAGTCCAATACTTTCCTTCTATGATTGGAACttttttatgcatttatgtTGGAACAGTTAATTTTAGGCACATTGCCTTTTCTATTACAGGACCAACCGTGTCAATGCAGCTCTCAAATTCGCTCTACTTTTAGCTCTGCCAACATTGTTTGGATTATGGCTAGCTCTCAGCATTTCTGGAAGTGTCTTAGTCGGGCTCGGTTACGGCTTCTTTACGCCGTGGGTCTCCACTTTTGAGGCCTTTCGAGAGGATAGTGAAACCAAGAAGTTCCTCCACTCTGTTGTGGTAAAGAATTTAATCTATAATTAATCTACCTGAAAGAATTTGCAGGTAATGTGATTCATATTGCATTATGTGTGGTTCATGCCCAGGATGGAACTTGGGGCACAATCCGAGGGAGTTGCACGGTGGTTAGGGACTTTGCAGATATGTGCTACCACTCCTACCCGCTCTACCTGAAAGAATTTCGCGAGAGCCCTGCTAATCTTCAGCCCTACTCAATCAGGTAGCTTTTATTTTCCCCTATCCGTAGGAAAGATTTGCTATTATGTCCATCATGACAAGGGATTTTGTTATTGTTAAGTCTACGTCTTTGTTAATTTGGAGAAATGTGAGGGATTTTGTGTTTTGTTTCCTATGTGACACGATGCCATATATTGTGCTATCAACAAAGTAAGTACCACCTCTTTGGCATTTGGCTGGTAGAACGACCATCCTAAAATGaactctcttttctttaaaaaacaGCAACAATTATCAAGTAGCTTGTCCTGACTATTTATGTATTTTTGTATCAAacactcatttttttttaactgtagttGATCAAACAAACTTTGTGCAGGTTGCTGTATGTGCCTGCTTGTATTCTTGTTGCTCTGCTGGGCTTAACAGTGGACGTGCCGCTTTACACCATCATAGCTTTAATAAAGAGCCCTTATATGCTTTTCAAGGGGTGGCAGAGGTTGCTTCATGACTTGATAAGTAGAGAAGGGCCATTTCTTGAAACAGTTTGTGTGCCAATCGCTGGTCTCGCTATTCTTCTGTGGCCTCTCATTGTCGTTGGAAGTGTTCTCTTGGCTATTGTCTCAAGCATTTTCATTGGACTCTATAGCTCAGTTGTTGTGTATCAGGTAATTACCtattcttatcatttttttatttgtttattcttGCGAGTAGTACTGATTTACCTTTAGTGGCTTTAACACACAAATGCACCACATACATCTCCCTGCGAAGTCATGTATTAAATGCATTTTACCATTGAAAGTGTAATTTCTTACAAAAGTATcattatttttagttggaaagTCATGCAATTCATATGCTGTATTTGGCTTTATTAGAAAAGCTCTTTGCAGAGGTACTTTCTTAGGTAGAGGTGTATACTTAAGAGGAAAGTTTCGTAGGCCTCGTTTGAAAGtttatttatgtaaattgaTAACTTTGCAGTTGTATATATGTAAACATCGTTAACAGTAAATTTCATTCAAACGTACATGGGTTCTTAATGCAGGAGAGGTCTTTCCGAAGGGGAGTCGCTTTTGTAGTTGCCATGGTTTCGGAGTTTGATGAGTACACTAACGATTGGCTCTATCTGAGAGAAGGGTCTATCCTTCCAAAGTAATTGTTCTTGTTTCTACAAAATGCTGCCGAGTCTTTCATCTAGTGATATTAGTTCAATCTTTTTAATAGCATCTTTTCGACTTCTAATGTCATCTGTGATCAATAATAGCTTTTCATTTCCAAGCCAGGCCCCGATACAGAAAGAGGAAACAATCTCGCTCAGAAGAGTTTTCTGTAGGACCCACTGTTGCTAAAGGAGAGGCCTCCACTTCTGGTTCGTCTGGAGCTCCTGGTTTGTTGGTGCCGAAGCTGGCCCCTTCAAGATCGGTTAGAGAGGCAATACAAGAAGTGAAAATGGTACAGGTTGGTATTTCATTTTTGAGATGCTACTATATGAATCTTTA
Encoded proteins:
- the LOC109704595 gene encoding uncharacterized membrane protein At3g27390-like isoform X2; the protein is MMETMPSSSSPLDSLNQPLRIAYVVFAFCSAFFLGGLKAFLVGPIAAALLIIGNFGVILGLFPAHVGWTVYSIIKTNRVNAALKFALLLALPTLFGLWLALSISGSVLVGLGYGFFTPWVSTFEAFREDSETKKFLHSVVDGTWGTIRGSCTVVRDFADMCYHSYPLYLKEFRESPANLQPYSIRLLYVPACILVALLGLTVDVPLYTIIALIKSPYMLFKGWQRLLHDLISREGPFLETVCVPIAGLAILLWPLIVVGSVLLAIVSSIFIGLYSSVVVYQERSFRRGVAFVVAMVSEFDEYTNDWLYLREGSILPKPRYRKRKQSRSEEFSVGPTVAKGEASTSGSSGAPGLLVPKLAPSRSVREAIQEVKMVQIWENMMKSCEMRGRELIDSNSITSVNLIEWLGTKGNSQEFVGLGLPSYAFLQSLLYSIKCGSSGLLLSGGIEVNHLNRPQDRVVDWFFHPIMVLKDQIQVLKLREEEVSLLEKLVLYIGNSQSASASSSIPVIPQDALRLAQIQAISRS
- the LOC109704595 gene encoding uncharacterized membrane protein At3g27390-like isoform X1, which encodes MMETMPSSSSPLDSLNQPLRIAYVVFAFCSAFFLGGLKAFLVGPIAAALLIIGNFGVILGLFPAHVGWTVYSIIKTNRVNAALKFALLLALPTLFGLWLALSISGSVLVGLGYGFFTPWVSTFEAFREDSETKKFLHSVVDGTWGTIRGSCTVVRDFADMCYHSYPLYLKEFRESPANLQPYSIRLLYVPACILVALLGLTVDVPLYTIIALIKSPYMLFKGWQRLLHDLISREGPFLETVCVPIAGLAILLWPLIVVGSVLLAIVSSIFIGLYSSVVVYQERSFRRGVAFVVAMVSEFDEYTNDWLYLREGSILPKPRYRKRKQSRSEEFSVGPTVAKGEASTSGSSGAPGLLVPKLAPSRSVREAIQEVKMVQIWENMMKSCEMRGRELIDSNSITSVNLIEWLGTKGNSQEFVGLGLPSYAFLQSLLYSIKCGSSGLLLSGGIEVNHLNRPQDRVVDWFFHPIMVLKDQIQVLKLREEEVSLLEKLVLYIGNSQSASASSSIPVIPQDALRLAQIQAISRRLVGIQRSISKFPTYRRRFRHVVKLLLAYSLSREGLDGSHSTTSASSNEIVIAEA